The DNA region CAGGTGCTAATTCAAACGCAGGTGCTAACGATCAGGATGATCAACAGAATACTGTGCCTCCGCAGGAAGAGAAAGATCCGGTACAAGAGCAGCTCGACCAATTGTCTTTGGATGAGAAGATTGGACAGATGATTCTGGCCGGTGTTCAAGGGACCACTTTGGATAATCAAGCCAAACAGATGATCAAGGATCAGAAGGTGGGGGGGATTATTTTCTATGCAAATAATGTCTCAACTGTTCAAGGTACAGCCAAATTCGTGCAATCCATTAAGGATGCCAATCATTCCAATCCGGTTCCAATTTTCATGAGTGTGGATCAGGAAGGCGGCAAAGTTAGTCGCATGCCCGAAACGGTAGAAGCGATTCCTTCGAATGGGAAAGTGGGTAAGGCGAAAGACGCAGATTTGGCTGAAACGATGGGTGAATTGCTGGCCCGACAAATTAAGCTTGTAGGTTTTAACGTCGATTTTGCTCCTGTGCTGGATGTGAACAGTAATCCGAAAAATCCGGTGATTGGGGATCGTTCATTTGGCAGCTCGGCAAGTCTGGTATCCCAAATGGGTATAGCGGAGATGAAGGGGTTGCGGAACGAAGAGGTTATTCCCGTAGTGAAACATTTTCCCGGCCATGGCGATACCTCTGTGGACTCCCATCTGGATCTGCCTGTCGTGAACAAAACAGAAGAGCAGCTTGCCCAGCTGGAATGGATTCCGTTTCAGTCCGCTGTGAAGGAACAGGTGGAAGCGGTTATGGTGGCGCATATTCTGTATCCGAAGCTTGATCCACACCATCCGGCCTCCTTGTCGGACGTCATTATTGGTCAGCATTTGCGTGGGAAATTCAAGTATGACGGCGTGGTCATCACAGATGATCTGAGCATGGGCGCGATTGCGAAAAATTATAAGCTGAACGATGCCGCCGTAGCGACGGTTCAGGCAGGGAGCGATATTTTACTGGTAGCTCACAGTTATGAGAGTGCCAAGACCATATTTGATACGCTGATGAGCGCGGTGAAGTCAGGGAAGATTTCGGAATCCAGAATTAATGAAAGTGTATATCGAATTATCGCTTTGAAGCAGAAGTATAACTTGTCCGATGAGGAGCAGCCATCTGGAGATTTGAAGCAGCTGAACGCTGACATTGTGGATTGGCGCAAGCAGGTCGATGCCCGATAGTACCCACCTGTGTTATGATTTTGGAAAGAGCATTGCATATTCCATTACGACAGGTTAGAGGTGAGACCTTTTTATGTATACGATAATGATTATTGAAGATGATTCGAAGATTGCAGGACTACTTCAATCCCATATTGAACGATATGGTGACAAGGCCGTTGCGGTTGAGGACTTTGAGCAAGTCGTCCAGCAGTTTGAACAAATTAAGCCGCATGTCGTGCTGCTGGATATCAACTTGCCGAGTTACGATGGGTTCTATTGGTGTCGCCAAATTCGTTCCATTTCCACATGTCCGATTATTTTCATCTCTGCCCGGAGTGGCAAGATGGATCAGGTCATGGCGCTTGAGAACGGGGCGGACGATTATATTACGAAGCCGTTTGAGCATGAAATTGTCATGGCCAAAATCCGAAGTCAGCTGCGCCGGGTGTATGGCGATTATGCTGCGCGTAATGAAGAGCGCAAGGTGGAACTGGATGGACTAACTGTTTATCTGGAAAGATTGGAGATGGAGCTCGGTGATCGCAAGATACAGCTGACCAAGAAAGAAACCATTTTGCTGGAGACGTTGCTGCGTCGCAGTCCCAAACTGGTTAGCCGTGAAACCATTTTGGAAAAGCTGTGGGACGATTCCTTTGTGGATGATAATACACTTAGTGTGAATGTGACCCGCGTGCGTAAACGATTGACTGAGCTGGGAATTACAGATGCGCTGGAGACAGTAAGGGGTTCAGGTTATCGACTCAACAGTAATTGGAAGGCATCTTCACCCTCATGAAGTTGTTTATCAAAGAACATATTGTACTGACTTGTTGGGTAATCGTTGTACTGCTTACTGTGGTTGCGGTCTTCTGGTACGATGGCTATGACCACTGGTTTACGGCCACGTATGCGGTATCTCTAGGGTTAGTCCTATACTCAGCTTATCTCATGTATCGCTATCTGTCCCATCGCCAGTTTTATACCCGAATGTCCCAACGAATGAATGATCTGAAAGAATTTGTTCCATTGAATGAGCCCGCGCCCTTGCCGCAGGCATTGTCAGAACTGTTGGACTCACAGTACGGTCATTATTATGCTCATCTGCATCGTCTGGAACAGCGTCAACAGGAATACCTGACTTTTATGAATCAATGGGTTCATCAGATGAAGACACCTTTATCCGTCATTGAACTGACAGTTGAGGATCAGGAGGATGAGGACCCACGCTTCATCAGCATTCGAGAGGAAGCTGACCAGATGAGACGAGGGCTGGAAACCGTGCTGTACATGGCACGGCTGGAGACATTTGAACAAGATTTCAGTGTGGAACTGGTATCCCTCAAGGAGGCCGGAGAAGAAGCCATCCATGAGCTGAAACGGTTCTTCATTCGCAATCACGTATATCCCGAGATGAAAATTGATTCTGCGTTAATGGTCCAGTCGGATGCGAAGTGGATTCGATTTGTCCTCGTACAGCTGTTATCCAATGCC from Paenibacillus sp. JNUCC-31 includes:
- the nagZ gene encoding beta-N-acetylhexosaminidase, with product MLFVLFGIVLLLSACGQAQKPSSSADSNNGSTTEQSSSEQDDNQAGTDTGANSNAGANDQDDQQNTVPPQEEKDPVQEQLDQLSLDEKIGQMILAGVQGTTLDNQAKQMIKDQKVGGIIFYANNVSTVQGTAKFVQSIKDANHSNPVPIFMSVDQEGGKVSRMPETVEAIPSNGKVGKAKDADLAETMGELLARQIKLVGFNVDFAPVLDVNSNPKNPVIGDRSFGSSASLVSQMGIAEMKGLRNEEVIPVVKHFPGHGDTSVDSHLDLPVVNKTEEQLAQLEWIPFQSAVKEQVEAVMVAHILYPKLDPHHPASLSDVIIGQHLRGKFKYDGVVITDDLSMGAIAKNYKLNDAAVATVQAGSDILLVAHSYESAKTIFDTLMSAVKSGKISESRINESVYRIIALKQKYNLSDEEQPSGDLKQLNADIVDWRKQVDAR
- a CDS encoding response regulator transcription factor; protein product: MYTIMIIEDDSKIAGLLQSHIERYGDKAVAVEDFEQVVQQFEQIKPHVVLLDINLPSYDGFYWCRQIRSISTCPIIFISARSGKMDQVMALENGADDYITKPFEHEIVMAKIRSQLRRVYGDYAARNEERKVELDGLTVYLERLEMELGDRKIQLTKKETILLETLLRRSPKLVSRETILEKLWDDSFVDDNTLSVNVTRVRKRLTELGITDALETVRGSGYRLNSNWKASSPS
- a CDS encoding sensor histidine kinase — its product is MKLFIKEHIVLTCWVIVVLLTVVAVFWYDGYDHWFTATYAVSLGLVLYSAYLMYRYLSHRQFYTRMSQRMNDLKEFVPLNEPAPLPQALSELLDSQYGHYYAHLHRLEQRQQEYLTFMNQWVHQMKTPLSVIELTVEDQEDEDPRFISIREEADQMRRGLETVLYMARLETFEQDFSVELVSLKEAGEEAIHELKRFFIRNHVYPEMKIDSALMVQSDAKWIRFVLVQLLSNAIKYSSGGKGQKVSIHAYESTRSIILEVKDQGVGIPKSDLNRVYQPFFTGENGRHFKESTGMGLYIVKDVLTRMNHRIDLTSVQGAGTTVTITFET